In the genome of Myxococcus stipitatus, one region contains:
- a CDS encoding S28 family serine protease, which translates to MSSLEHLSRRCLLLLLCVVAVACGEEDSPPTEEDILVRLSAIPGLTVREEPVGPGIPPDHRFFVMEFDQPADHAHPEGQRFRQRLTLLHASRTRPMVLYASGYFVHTQASRREPTQWLEANQLSIEHRFFGTSRPAPPDWSQLTIRQSADDFHRIVEAFKPLYPARWISTGASKGGETMVFFRRFYPDDVHGTVAYVAPLARFDDDRFIAFQESVGSAPCRERLKSFQHAALDQRAALLAELDTRAARRGLTFNHLGRDVALEHAIIEHYFYFWQYDSQSRCGTVPTPSASPAVLMDELDARVDMASFSDDQVEAYGPYNYQAAVELGYPRPFETHLAGRLRFPGTDTPQAYAPRGVPTTFQPGAMPDIQDWVSREGERLMFVYGGHDPWTAAPYSLGGARDSVLYTVPGGNHGARLALLPEAQRNEARVLLRQWAGLEIGALELQVSKWRLEPEGEEWGPRLGRPLSR; encoded by the coding sequence ATGTCGTCCCTCGAGCACCTCTCGCGCCGTTGTCTCCTCCTGTTGTTGTGTGTCGTGGCCGTCGCTTGCGGAGAGGAGGACAGTCCACCCACGGAGGAGGACATCCTGGTCCGCCTGTCCGCCATCCCGGGGCTCACCGTGCGCGAGGAGCCGGTGGGACCGGGGATTCCTCCGGACCACCGCTTCTTCGTCATGGAGTTCGACCAGCCCGCGGACCATGCGCATCCGGAGGGCCAGCGCTTCCGCCAGCGGCTGACGTTGCTGCACGCCTCGAGAACGAGGCCCATGGTGCTCTATGCCAGCGGCTACTTCGTCCACACGCAGGCGTCGCGGCGCGAGCCCACGCAGTGGCTCGAGGCCAATCAGCTCTCCATCGAGCACCGCTTCTTCGGAACGAGCAGGCCCGCTCCCCCGGACTGGAGCCAGCTCACCATCCGGCAGTCCGCGGATGACTTCCACCGCATCGTCGAGGCCTTCAAGCCGCTGTACCCGGCCCGTTGGATATCCACGGGCGCGAGCAAGGGCGGCGAGACGATGGTGTTCTTCCGTCGCTTCTACCCGGACGATGTGCATGGGACGGTGGCGTATGTCGCGCCGCTCGCGCGCTTCGACGACGACCGCTTCATCGCCTTCCAGGAGTCCGTGGGCTCGGCGCCGTGCCGTGAGCGGCTGAAGTCCTTCCAGCACGCGGCGTTGGACCAGCGCGCGGCCCTCCTCGCGGAGCTGGACACGCGGGCCGCGCGGCGCGGCCTCACGTTCAATCACCTGGGGCGGGACGTCGCGCTCGAGCACGCCATCATCGAGCACTACTTCTACTTCTGGCAGTACGACAGCCAGTCGCGCTGCGGCACCGTGCCGACGCCGTCCGCGTCCCCCGCCGTGCTCATGGACGAATTGGATGCGCGCGTCGACATGGCCAGCTTCTCCGACGACCAGGTGGAGGCCTATGGCCCCTACAACTACCAGGCCGCCGTGGAGCTGGGCTACCCACGGCCCTTCGAGACGCACCTGGCCGGCCGCCTCCGGTTTCCGGGCACCGACACCCCCCAGGCCTACGCGCCTCGCGGTGTCCCCACGACCTTCCAGCCGGGCGCCATGCCCGACATCCAGGACTGGGTCTCACGCGAGGGTGAGCGCCTGATGTTTGTCTATGGCGGGCACGACCCGTGGACCGCCGCGCCGTACTCGCTGGGGGGAGCGCGCGACTCCGTCCTCTACACCGTGCCGGGCGGCAACCACGGTGCGCGGCTGGCGCTGCTCCCGGAGGCCCAACGCAACGAGGCCCGCGTGCTCCTTCGCCAGTGGGCTGGCTTGGAGATCGGGGCCTTGGAACTGCAAGTCTCGAAGTGGCGGCTGGAGCCCGAAGGCGAGGAGTGGGGTCCTCGCCTCGGGCGTCCGCTGTCGCGTTAG
- a CDS encoding M4 family metallopeptidase, with product MSIRRLDTKPIAVRSTNETQQKNTAKSASAPLTIKDGFSSGTRTSELARAEKTLTQAPVGAGRLALGSKEAQNAVQTSLSHLNPLKGAQTLLPQPTTFVPANVERDALGMTHVRLDRVHEGVKVFGEQVVTHLDKDGKVSSVTGEQSVVPAGLGRELPKLNTQAAIDIARKEFGAKPDKQPNAERVIYQDKAGKYHSAYRVQMSQIEGQDRPRKMNYLVDANTGKIFESYNEIGGFYGSNRAAPKRSTDITAANTTPAEIKDNSTVTSKVTVAQEGNVEKLKLDLDIAHTFKGDLKVTLTSPSGKSAVVHNRTGGGTDDVKGSFDLSEFAGESTKGEWTLTVEDKAKRDTGTLKGWSLNITPKESKPPVETPNNGTVDDTSLYSGKVALETTKKPDGKYVLEDSTRGKGVNTYDAMNKQTASGKTQLTDDNNVWGEATDDSRTKAAVDAHYGAAMTFDFMKDVLGRNSIDGAGEALNSFVHVRTNYVNAFWDGTKMSYGDGDGKNSGPLTALDIAGHEIAHGLTERTAGLIYRNESGGLNEAFSDIMGAGVEWYASTKNPDVKFNWTVGETAWTPGNGGEDGLRYMNDPTKDGYSIDHYSNYPKQTEVHGSSGIANNAFYLLANGGTNRTSKIEVKDGIGMDKGLKIYYRALAHYMTPNTTFAQAREATIKAATDLYGADSTELAKVKESWTAVGVN from the coding sequence ATGAGCATTCGTCGCCTCGACACCAAGCCCATCGCCGTTCGTTCCACCAACGAGACCCAGCAGAAGAACACGGCGAAGTCCGCCTCCGCGCCGCTGACGATCAAGGATGGTTTCAGCTCCGGGACGCGCACGTCGGAGCTGGCGCGTGCCGAGAAGACGCTCACGCAGGCCCCGGTGGGTGCGGGCCGGCTGGCGCTCGGCAGCAAGGAGGCGCAGAACGCCGTCCAGACGTCGCTGTCGCACCTCAACCCGCTGAAGGGCGCGCAGACGCTGCTGCCCCAGCCCACGACGTTCGTCCCGGCCAACGTGGAGCGCGACGCGCTCGGCATGACGCACGTCCGCCTGGACCGCGTTCACGAGGGTGTGAAGGTCTTCGGTGAGCAGGTCGTCACGCACCTCGACAAGGATGGCAAGGTGTCGAGCGTCACGGGCGAGCAGTCCGTCGTCCCCGCGGGCCTGGGCCGTGAGCTGCCCAAGCTGAACACCCAGGCCGCCATCGACATCGCGCGCAAGGAGTTCGGCGCGAAGCCGGACAAGCAGCCGAACGCCGAGCGGGTCATCTACCAGGACAAGGCCGGCAAGTATCACTCCGCCTACCGCGTGCAGATGTCGCAGATCGAGGGCCAGGACCGCCCCCGCAAGATGAACTACCTGGTGGATGCGAACACCGGGAAGATCTTCGAGTCCTACAACGAGATTGGCGGCTTCTACGGCTCCAACCGCGCCGCGCCCAAGCGCTCCACGGACATCACCGCAGCGAACACCACGCCCGCGGAGATCAAGGACAACAGCACGGTCACGTCCAAGGTCACCGTCGCGCAGGAAGGCAACGTCGAGAAGCTGAAGCTGGACCTGGACATCGCCCACACGTTCAAGGGCGACCTGAAGGTCACGCTGACCAGCCCCTCCGGCAAGAGCGCCGTGGTGCACAACCGCACGGGCGGCGGCACCGACGACGTGAAGGGCTCCTTCGACCTGAGCGAGTTCGCGGGTGAGTCCACCAAGGGCGAGTGGACGCTGACCGTCGAGGACAAGGCCAAGCGCGACACGGGCACCCTGAAGGGCTGGAGCCTCAACATCACCCCGAAGGAGTCCAAGCCGCCGGTCGAGACGCCGAACAACGGCACGGTGGACGACACCTCGCTGTACAGCGGCAAGGTGGCCCTGGAGACGACGAAGAAGCCGGATGGCAAGTACGTCCTCGAGGACTCCACGCGCGGCAAGGGCGTGAACACCTACGACGCGATGAACAAGCAGACGGCGTCGGGCAAGACGCAGCTCACCGACGACAACAACGTCTGGGGCGAGGCCACCGACGACTCGCGCACCAAGGCGGCCGTGGACGCGCACTACGGCGCGGCGATGACCTTCGACTTCATGAAGGACGTGCTGGGCCGCAACTCCATCGACGGCGCGGGCGAGGCGCTCAACTCGTTCGTCCACGTGCGGACCAACTACGTCAACGCGTTCTGGGACGGCACGAAGATGAGCTACGGCGATGGTGACGGCAAGAACTCCGGCCCGCTCACGGCGCTGGACATCGCCGGCCACGAGATCGCCCACGGCCTCACCGAGCGCACCGCCGGCCTCATCTACCGCAACGAGTCCGGTGGCCTGAACGAGGCGTTCAGCGACATCATGGGCGCTGGCGTGGAGTGGTACGCGTCCACCAAGAACCCGGACGTGAAGTTCAACTGGACGGTGGGCGAGACGGCCTGGACGCCGGGCAACGGCGGCGAGGACGGCCTGCGCTACATGAACGACCCGACCAAGGACGGGTACTCCATCGACCACTACAGCAACTACCCGAAGCAGACCGAGGTCCACGGCTCCAGCGGCATCGCGAACAACGCGTTCTACCTGCTGGCCAACGGCGGCACGAACCGCACGTCCAAGATCGAGGTCAAGGACGGCATCGGCATGGACAAGGGCCTGAAGATCTACTACCGCGCCCTGGCCCACTACATGACGCCCAACACCACGTTCGCCCAGGCGCGCGAGGCCACCATCAAGGCGGCCACGGACCTGTACGGCGCGGACTCCACGGAGCTGGCGAAGGTGAAGGAGAGCTGGACCGCCGTCGGCGTGAACTAA
- a CDS encoding RDD family protein: MSLPPSTETESVPQAHCPLHPEVLATGICQRCGTFICVNCRRRGRDGRSYCGPCLNKALPALASRRDRFWANLVDSLFVSVPLLGAVIMPIIAFSDSAKSGPDDFGVFLLLSPLLALVVTLGIQIAMVVKTGQSLGKRWRGIRVIRMNGQPISVVRLALLRNLLPVWLSQVTGVFGLVDALFIFREDHRCLHDHLADTQVVNVESDEPLRPS, translated from the coding sequence ATGTCTCTTCCGCCCTCCACTGAAACAGAGTCCGTCCCCCAGGCGCACTGCCCGCTCCACCCCGAGGTCCTCGCCACCGGCATCTGCCAGCGCTGTGGCACCTTCATCTGCGTCAACTGCCGCCGCCGCGGCAGGGACGGTCGCTCCTACTGCGGGCCCTGCCTGAACAAGGCGCTCCCGGCGCTCGCCAGCCGACGCGACCGCTTCTGGGCCAACCTGGTCGACTCCTTGTTCGTCTCCGTCCCGCTGCTCGGCGCCGTCATCATGCCCATCATCGCCTTCAGCGATTCCGCGAAGTCGGGGCCGGACGACTTTGGCGTCTTCCTGCTCCTCTCGCCCCTCCTCGCCCTCGTGGTGACGCTCGGCATCCAGATCGCCATGGTGGTGAAGACCGGACAGAGCCTGGGCAAGCGGTGGCGGGGCATCCGGGTGATCCGGATGAACGGGCAGCCGATCTCCGTCGTGAGGCTGGCGCTGCTCCGCAACCTGCTGCCTGTCTGGTTGAGCCAGGTGACGGGCGTGTTTGGCCTTGTCGACGCATTGTTCATCTTCCGCGAAGACCACCGCTGTCTTCACGACCACCTGGCCGACACCCAGGTCGTCAATGTCGAGTCAGACGAACCCCTGCGTCCGAGTTGA
- a CDS encoding RDD family protein, which produces MSAPRPDVRELSTEARCPLHPSASAVATCERCGSFACYQCVRRGPDLLSYCQACLGMSSALLVSASRGDRFLANLFDAFAITAPMAIAGVAQGIASANKTGFSPIWLSFALLVTLVVLAAQVVGVARTGQSLGKRWRGIKVVRMDGSPVSLGVLILVRNLIPYGVSQLTFGVTGIVDLLFIFREDRRCLHDLIAGTQVVYASSDESSRHA; this is translated from the coding sequence ATGTCCGCGCCGCGCCCCGACGTGAGAGAGCTGTCCACCGAAGCGCGTTGTCCCCTCCACCCTTCGGCCTCCGCGGTCGCCACCTGTGAGCGCTGTGGCAGCTTCGCCTGCTACCAGTGCGTCCGCCGTGGCCCCGACCTGCTGTCCTACTGCCAGGCCTGTCTGGGCATGAGCTCCGCGCTCCTCGTATCCGCGAGCCGAGGGGACCGGTTCCTCGCGAACCTGTTCGACGCCTTCGCCATCACCGCACCCATGGCCATCGCGGGTGTCGCCCAAGGCATCGCCTCCGCGAACAAGACGGGGTTCTCTCCCATCTGGCTCTCCTTCGCCCTCCTCGTCACCCTCGTGGTGCTCGCCGCCCAGGTGGTCGGTGTCGCGCGCACCGGGCAGAGCCTGGGCAAGCGCTGGCGCGGCATCAAGGTGGTGCGCATGGATGGCAGCCCCGTCTCTCTGGGGGTCCTGATTCTCGTCCGCAACCTGATTCCCTACGGCGTGAGCCAGCTGACGTTCGGCGTGACAGGCATTGTCGACCTCCTCTTCATCTTTCGCGAGGACCGGCGCTGTCTGCACGACCTCATCGCGGGCACCCAGGTCGTCTACGCCTCGTCAGACGAGAGCTCGAGACACGCTTGA
- the mrtX gene encoding myxosortase MrtX: MTQTVATPWRPSAVQEALGLWAVGFAGIIAAFLAFGGTSIPKLVATVGFLYLPLIPMRWRDEDYRDYGLSARAWREDVRLFLIVSAIVGPLFFLGFAGFAELLPHLPEAVARHLTPLGGEVHFQWRLPSRFGEWVVDQLFVVALPEEFFYRGYLQARLRDAWPQGRKFLGARLGPAFWVTAVLFALGHLAIFQAWRLSVFFPALLFGWMRERTGTVIGAALFHAACNLFIRVLEVSFFGGA; the protein is encoded by the coding sequence ATGACCCAGACGGTGGCGACCCCTTGGCGCCCCAGCGCCGTGCAGGAAGCCTTGGGCCTCTGGGCCGTGGGCTTCGCCGGCATCATCGCCGCGTTCCTCGCCTTCGGCGGCACCAGCATCCCCAAGCTGGTGGCCACAGTGGGCTTCCTCTACCTGCCGCTCATCCCCATGCGCTGGCGCGACGAGGACTACCGCGACTACGGCCTGTCCGCGCGCGCCTGGCGGGAGGACGTGCGGCTGTTCCTCATCGTCTCCGCCATCGTCGGCCCCCTCTTCTTCCTGGGCTTCGCCGGGTTCGCGGAGCTCCTCCCGCATCTGCCGGAGGCCGTCGCGCGACACCTCACGCCCCTGGGCGGCGAGGTCCACTTCCAATGGCGCCTGCCCTCGCGCTTCGGGGAGTGGGTGGTGGATCAGCTCTTCGTCGTCGCGCTGCCCGAGGAGTTCTTCTACCGGGGCTACCTCCAGGCGCGCCTGCGGGATGCCTGGCCCCAGGGCCGCAAGTTCCTGGGCGCGCGGCTGGGCCCCGCCTTCTGGGTGACGGCCGTGCTGTTCGCCCTGGGCCACCTGGCCATCTTCCAGGCCTGGCGCCTGTCGGTCTTCTTCCCCGCCCTGCTCTTCGGATGGATGCGCGAGCGCACCGGCACCGTGATTGGCGCCGCGCTCTTTCACGCCGCGTGCAACCTCTTTATCCGGGTCCTGGAGGTGTCCTTCTTCGGAGGAGCCTGA
- a CDS encoding serine protease — MSRLFPLALALCLGALPAAASDSGRPSRADLQRVMEHHRRSVVKILGPRRAATGVFVGTAGQVLTSVESVGEEYVGLSVATVEHAGQALPARVLLANASLKVAVVAAPDGTYPAVPVRLLKEGDSLEGRWLVGVVPGARNRPEKPETAQATRAPAPFYDVPLALPPGSPVFDSDGRLVAVVVQRTRRGCRVLPMGEVKLTLAASDKP; from the coding sequence ATGTCCCGCCTGTTCCCGCTCGCCCTCGCCCTCTGCCTTGGTGCCTTGCCCGCCGCCGCGTCGGACTCGGGGAGGCCGTCGCGCGCCGACCTCCAGCGGGTGATGGAGCACCACCGCCGCTCGGTGGTGAAGATTCTCGGCCCCCGGCGCGCCGCGACCGGCGTCTTCGTGGGCACCGCGGGGCAGGTCCTCACCTCCGTGGAGTCCGTGGGCGAGGAGTATGTCGGCCTGAGCGTGGCCACCGTGGAACACGCGGGTCAGGCCCTGCCCGCGCGGGTGTTGCTCGCCAACGCGTCGCTCAAGGTCGCCGTCGTCGCCGCTCCGGACGGCACGTACCCCGCGGTGCCGGTGCGGCTGCTCAAGGAGGGCGACAGCCTGGAGGGGCGCTGGTTGGTGGGCGTCGTCCCGGGTGCCCGCAACCGCCCCGAGAAGCCGGAGACGGCCCAGGCCACCCGTGCCCCGGCGCCCTTCTATGACGTGCCCCTCGCACTGCCCCCTGGCAGCCCCGTGTTCGACTCGGACGGGCGGCTGGTGGCGGTGGTGGTGCAGCGCACCCGGCGCGGTTGCAGGGTGCTGCCCATGGGCGAGGTGAAGCTGACCCTCGCCGCCTCGGACAAACCATGA
- the polX gene encoding DNA polymerase/3'-5' exonuclease PolX: MTAPIVDKATVAQVLRDISLLLQLHGENGFRSRAYDMGADRILGLTQELGPLVSEGRLESLPGIGPALAEKITELVTTGRMTYFEELRAKFPPGLLELMKLPDIGPRKVATLWKELGIGSIDDLERACREGRVRQLKGFGEKSQAKILEGITLFRRAKGERKLLGDVLPIAEALLERVRASPGVVRASLGGSVRRRGETVADVDIIASAADPFPVLDALATSPGVAAVLGKGDSKCSVRMEAGDLQVDLRVLPDEDFATALHHFTGSKAHHIRLRNLAHERGLKISEWGVHRDDGTKLRVADEAALYALLDMQFVPPELREDNGEVEAALAHKLPTDLVTLEDVLGAVHAHTTWSDGRNTLEEMALAAKALGLKYLTITEHSEAAIYAGGLKVEALQRQWEEIDRVNEKVPEVRLLKGIEVDILESGALDYEDKVLEQLEVVIASIHVRHGMDEDQMTRRVLAALDNPHLHILGHPTGRLMPSREPYPLRMEEVLARAAERGVAVEINGKPARLDIKAEYVRKATQLGVKLVVSCDAHRKEDLGNLAFAVATARRGWARKHEVLNTLPAERFLAALRARR, encoded by the coding sequence GTGACCGCGCCCATCGTCGACAAAGCCACCGTTGCCCAGGTCCTTCGGGACATCTCCCTGCTCCTCCAGCTCCACGGGGAGAACGGCTTCCGCTCCCGTGCCTACGACATGGGCGCCGACCGCATCCTCGGCCTCACCCAGGAGCTGGGGCCGCTCGTCTCGGAGGGCCGCCTGGAGAGCCTTCCCGGCATCGGCCCCGCGCTCGCCGAGAAGATCACCGAGCTGGTGACCACCGGACGGATGACCTACTTCGAGGAGCTGCGGGCGAAGTTCCCCCCGGGGCTGCTCGAGCTGATGAAGCTGCCGGACATCGGCCCGCGCAAGGTCGCCACGCTCTGGAAGGAGCTGGGCATCGGGAGCATCGACGATCTGGAGCGTGCCTGCCGCGAGGGCCGCGTGCGCCAGCTGAAGGGCTTCGGCGAGAAGTCCCAGGCGAAGATCCTCGAGGGCATCACCCTCTTCCGCCGCGCGAAGGGCGAGCGCAAGCTGCTGGGCGACGTGCTCCCCATCGCCGAGGCCCTGCTCGAGCGCGTGCGAGCATCGCCCGGCGTGGTGCGCGCGAGCCTGGGTGGCAGCGTGCGCCGCCGGGGAGAGACGGTGGCGGACGTGGACATCATCGCCTCCGCCGCGGACCCCTTCCCCGTGCTGGATGCACTGGCCACCTCACCCGGCGTCGCCGCCGTGCTGGGCAAGGGCGACAGCAAGTGCTCCGTGCGGATGGAGGCCGGAGACCTCCAGGTGGACCTGCGCGTCCTCCCGGACGAGGACTTCGCCACCGCCCTGCACCACTTCACCGGCTCCAAGGCCCACCACATCCGGCTGCGCAACCTGGCCCACGAGCGCGGACTGAAGATCTCCGAGTGGGGCGTCCACCGCGACGACGGCACCAAGCTCCGCGTGGCGGACGAGGCCGCGCTCTACGCCCTGCTCGACATGCAGTTCGTCCCGCCGGAGCTGCGCGAGGACAACGGCGAGGTGGAGGCGGCGCTCGCGCACAAGCTGCCCACGGACCTGGTCACCCTGGAGGATGTGCTCGGCGCCGTCCACGCCCACACCACGTGGTCCGATGGCAGGAACACGCTGGAGGAGATGGCGCTGGCCGCGAAGGCGCTCGGCCTGAAGTACCTCACCATCACCGAGCACAGCGAGGCCGCCATCTACGCCGGGGGCCTCAAGGTGGAGGCTCTCCAACGACAGTGGGAGGAGATCGACCGCGTCAACGAGAAGGTGCCCGAGGTCCGGCTGCTCAAGGGCATCGAGGTCGACATCCTCGAGTCCGGCGCGCTCGACTACGAGGACAAGGTGCTGGAGCAGCTGGAGGTCGTCATCGCCTCCATCCATGTGCGGCACGGCATGGATGAGGACCAGATGACCCGGCGCGTGCTCGCCGCGCTGGACAATCCGCACCTGCACATCCTCGGACATCCCACCGGACGGCTCATGCCGAGCCGCGAGCCCTACCCCCTTCGCATGGAGGAGGTGCTCGCACGCGCCGCCGAGCGCGGGGTCGCGGTGGAGATCAACGGCAAGCCCGCACGGCTCGACATCAAGGCCGAGTACGTCCGGAAGGCGACCCAGCTCGGCGTGAAGCTGGTGGTCAGCTGTGACGCCCACCGCAAGGAGGACCTGGGCAACCTGGCCTTCGCGGTGGCCACGGCGCGGCGAGGCTGGGCACGCAAGCACGAGGTTCTGAACACCCTCCCCGCGGAGCGCTTCCTCGCGGCACTGCGCGCTCGGCGGTGA
- a CDS encoding Rieske (2Fe-2S) protein, with product MTKIKLGPADFAEKEMRGYEVGKRNVCIAKIHGRYKGLDDWCNHAGCLLSGGRIEDNMVVCPCHEVGFDMDTGRNETSPGVCDDQPTVTVEVQDGALIVDLPESP from the coding sequence ATGACGAAGATCAAGCTCGGACCGGCGGACTTCGCCGAGAAGGAAATGCGCGGCTACGAAGTGGGCAAGCGCAACGTCTGCATCGCGAAGATTCACGGCCGATACAAGGGCCTTGATGATTGGTGCAACCACGCGGGGTGTCTGCTCTCCGGCGGTCGCATCGAGGACAACATGGTTGTCTGCCCGTGTCATGAGGTCGGGTTCGACATGGACACTGGCCGGAACGAGACCTCCCCGGGGGTCTGTGATGACCAGCCGACAGTGACGGTTGAGGTCCAGGACGGGGCCCTTATTGTCGACCTTCCCGAGAGCCCCTGA
- a CDS encoding molybdenum cofactor biosynthesis protein B yields the protein MHVSAFVVTCSDSRDAARDGSGKVLRDGLESAGHNIAGYVVVKDDPEAIRGAVAQAQAAGARALLFTGGTGIGRRDTTVETLRAMFEKELPGFGELFRMLSYRQIGSAAMMSRATAGTYQGMIIFALPGSPQAARLALDALILPELGHAVRELTR from the coding sequence GTGCATGTCAGTGCGTTTGTCGTGACGTGCTCGGACAGCCGTGACGCCGCGCGTGATGGGAGCGGCAAGGTCCTTCGGGACGGGCTGGAGTCCGCCGGGCACAACATCGCGGGTTATGTCGTCGTGAAGGACGACCCGGAGGCGATTCGAGGTGCGGTGGCGCAGGCCCAGGCCGCGGGCGCGCGGGCGTTGCTCTTCACGGGGGGCACCGGCATCGGCCGGCGAGACACCACCGTCGAGACGCTCCGAGCCATGTTCGAGAAGGAACTGCCCGGCTTCGGCGAACTCTTCCGGATGTTGTCGTACCGCCAGATCGGGAGCGCGGCGATGATGTCGCGAGCGACCGCGGGCACGTATCAGGGGATGATCATCTTCGCTCTGCCGGGCTCACCTCAGGCCGCGCGCCTCGCGCTCGACGCCCTCATCCTCCCGGAGCTGGGTCACGCGGTACGCGAGCTCACGCGCTAG
- a CDS encoding M20/M25/M40 family metallo-hydrolase: protein MHMKRLASLVMMVGCVSAYAKAPEREVWITLGSDALSEVNAAFIVAGAKTPSLAGQKGGVVALKLPESQIDRVSRVMHDKLNRCGGFLYHDTEAQALAELSAGGAALVPSSLAVNYTLDNAPVVNTLISGMAESNILASITHLSSYTTRYYTSTTGVQAANWIKSQWEGYAGPRAQAGGDVTVELFTHAAFAQPSVILTIQGTTTPSEIVVLGGHLDSTNLSGGAAPGADDDASGIATLSEVIRVAMATGYKPARTVKFMAYAAEEVGLRGSKEIADSHKNSGANVIGVLQLDMTNYKGSTVDIALMTDFTNAAQNAFVGNLINTYVSGVTWSNSSCGYGCSDHASWNSAGFAASMPFEALMGQHNSAIHSENDTLARSNNTATHALKFAKMAGAYVAELAKGTATLSDSVPPTVALTAPTDGASVTGTVTLTATASDNTGVGRVDFLVDGNVVGTDSTSPYAASWNSAAVANGSHTVVAKAYDLIGNSATSTSATVTSSNASSNAIFDTVLRAPRCSNVSNQCDSTTLLNGRAGLGPELNAPNTINNSCADGVSGAYHTDESNDRIKVSTVSGAPFAPGEVVRVEATVWVFAIRPDKLDLYYTANANSPVWTKIATLSATATGQQTLSATYTLPAGQLQAVRARFRYNGSAAPCGTTSYDDHDDLVFAVNP, encoded by the coding sequence ATGCACATGAAGCGACTGGCTTCGTTGGTGATGATGGTCGGTTGTGTCTCGGCGTACGCGAAGGCGCCGGAGCGAGAGGTGTGGATCACCCTCGGCTCCGATGCCCTGTCGGAGGTGAACGCCGCGTTCATCGTCGCGGGGGCGAAGACGCCGTCGCTGGCGGGGCAGAAGGGCGGGGTCGTCGCGCTCAAGCTCCCCGAGTCTCAAATCGACCGGGTCTCGCGTGTCATGCACGACAAGCTCAACCGCTGTGGTGGCTTCCTCTACCATGACACGGAGGCGCAGGCCCTCGCGGAGCTGTCTGCGGGTGGCGCGGCGCTGGTCCCCAGCTCGCTGGCGGTCAACTACACGCTCGACAATGCCCCGGTGGTCAACACGCTGATCTCCGGCATGGCCGAGTCCAACATCCTGGCCAGCATCACCCACCTTTCCAGCTACACGACGCGCTACTACACCTCCACCACGGGCGTGCAGGCGGCTAACTGGATCAAGAGCCAGTGGGAAGGCTACGCGGGCCCGCGCGCGCAGGCCGGTGGCGACGTCACCGTGGAGCTGTTCACCCACGCCGCGTTCGCGCAGCCGTCGGTCATCCTCACCATCCAGGGCACCACGACGCCCTCGGAGATCGTCGTCCTGGGCGGCCACCTGGACTCCACCAACCTCTCGGGTGGCGCGGCCCCGGGCGCGGATGACGATGCATCCGGTATCGCCACCTTGTCCGAGGTCATCCGCGTCGCCATGGCGACCGGTTACAAGCCGGCCAGGACGGTGAAGTTCATGGCCTACGCCGCGGAGGAAGTCGGTCTGCGCGGCTCCAAGGAGATCGCCGACTCGCACAAGAACTCCGGCGCCAACGTCATCGGCGTGCTCCAGCTGGACATGACGAACTACAAGGGCTCCACCGTCGACATCGCGCTGATGACGGACTTCACCAACGCGGCGCAGAACGCCTTCGTCGGCAACCTCATCAACACGTACGTCTCGGGTGTGACCTGGTCGAACTCGTCGTGTGGTTACGGCTGCTCGGACCACGCGTCGTGGAACAGCGCGGGCTTCGCCGCGTCCATGCCCTTCGAGGCGCTGATGGGCCAGCACAACTCCGCCATCCACTCGGAGAATGACACGCTGGCGCGCAGCAACAACACCGCGACGCACGCGCTCAAGTTCGCGAAGATGGCGGGCGCGTACGTGGCGGAGCTGGCCAAGGGCACCGCGACGCTCTCCGACAGCGTGCCGCCCACCGTGGCCCTGACGGCTCCGACGGATGGCGCTTCCGTGACGGGCACCGTCACGCTGACCGCCACCGCGTCCGACAACACCGGCGTCGGCCGCGTGGACTTCCTGGTGGACGGCAACGTCGTGGGCACGGACAGCACCTCTCCGTATGCGGCGTCGTGGAACTCGGCGGCGGTCGCCAATGGCAGCCACACCGTCGTGGCGAAGGCCTACGACCTCATCGGCAACAGCGCGACCAGCACCAGCGCGACGGTGACGAGCAGCAACGCCAGCAGCAACGCCATCTTCGACACGGTGCTTCGCGCTCCGCGCTGCTCCAACGTGTCCAACCAGTGCGACTCCACCACGCTGCTCAACGGCCGCGCGGGTCTGGGGCCCGAGCTGAACGCGCCGAACACCATCAACAACTCCTGCGCGGACGGCGTCTCCGGCGCGTACCACACCGACGAGTCCAACGACCGCATCAAGGTGTCCACGGTCAGCGGCGCGCCCTTCGCTCCGGGCGAGGTGGTGCGGGTCGAGGCCACCGTCTGGGTCTTCGCCATCCGCCCGGACAAGCTGGACCTCTACTACACGGCCAACGCCAACAGTCCGGTGTGGACGAAGATCGCCACGCTGTCCGCGACGGCGACGGGCCAGCAGACGCTGTCGGCCACGTACACGCTGCCCGCTGGCCAGCTCCAGGCCGTGCGCGCCCGCTTCCGCTACAACGGCAGCGCCGCGCCGTGCGGCACCACGTCGTACGACGACCACGACGACCTGGTGTTCGCGGTCAACCCGTAG